The genomic stretch GTTTTGAAACAAATGCTTCGGTGGATGTAAGTTATACAGATGCAGTTTCTGGAGCAAGGCAAATTCAAATGCTTGGTCTTGATGGCACTTATACTCAAATAATGACAGAAAACATTCCAGCCATCCGTGGACTAACTTCTTCATCTGGCCTTGGTTTTATCCCGGGAACATGGATTGAATCAATACAAGTAACAAAGGGTACAGGTTCTGTTATAAATGGATATGAGTCTTTAACCGGGGCAATCAATGTTGAATTTCAAAAACCTCTGGAAGCAGATCGGGTATTTGTTAATACATACGCAAACCACCGGGGCAGGTATGAATTAAATGTACATTTAGCTCATAAATTAAATGATAATTGGTCTACTCTTTTATTCACTCATGGTAGCACAGTAAACCAACGATTAGACCAGGATAAAAATGGTTTTCTGGATACCCCTTTGCTAAAACAAGTTAATGTTTTTAATCGCTGGCAATATACAGGGAAAGAAAAAAAAGTTTTTGCACAATTTGGTGTAAAAGCTCTTGCAGAAGAAAGAACAGCAGGACAAGTGTTTTTTAACCCTAAAACAGATTATGGAACCCAAAATGCATATGGAATAGGAATAGAAAGCAGGCAATTCGAAGCTTTCTCAAAAACAGGACTCAATTCTCAAGCCCGGCCTTTTAGAAGCCTTGGTTTAATAAGTAATTTCAAACATTATAAACAGGAATCCTTTTTTGGATTAAGAAATTACTCTGGCGAACAAAACACCGTTTATCTTAACCTAATATACCAGGATTTCATATATACAACGGATCATAAAATCAAGACTGGGCTTTCCTTTTTATCTGATAATTATTCTGAATCATACAACGACAGTGCCTTTTCAAGACAGGAGCAAGTACCAGGGGTTTTTGCTGAATACAATTACGATATAGAAAACAAGTATTCAATTCTTGCTGGAATAAGAGGGGACTATCACAGTATGTATGGTGTTTTTCCAACTCCCCGGCTTCACATTAAGTACCATTTTATGCCTAAAACATATTTCCGTTTATCCGCAGGGAGAGGATTCAGAGTTGCCAACATCTTTTCTGAAAACTCAGCAATAATGGCTAGTTCAAGAAGTATTCATGTAGGGGAAAACTTGCTTCCCGAAATTGGATGGAGCTATGGGGCTTCCTTTACTCATCACTTCAGTATTGTAAAAAAAGCAATTACCTGGAATA from Bacteroidota bacterium encodes the following:
- a CDS encoding TonB-dependent receptor; the protein is MKLFYSIILTFVFIIPAYTQGVQGIVYENKNGKNLPLPGVNIFWLNTYTGTVSNPDGTFEVNNPERFPAKLIVSFVGFKTDTVVVDNPTRITVIMKNSVDLKVVEISERIQSTSISSMTSINVETISSKELLKAACCNLAESFETNASVDVSYTDAVSGARQIQMLGLDGTYTQIMTENIPAIRGLTSSSGLGFIPGTWIESIQVTKGTGSVINGYESLTGAINVEFQKPLEADRVFVNTYANHRGRYELNVHLAHKLNDNWSTLLFTHGSTVNQRLDQDKNGFLDTPLLKQVNVFNRWQYTGKEKKVFAQFGVKALAEERTAGQVFFNPKTDYGTQNAYGIGIESRQFEAFSKTGLNSQARPFRSLGLISNFKHYKQESFFGLRNYSGEQNTVYLNLIYQDFIYTTDHKIKTGLSFLSDNYSESYNDSAFSRQEQVPGVFAEYNYDIENKYSILAGIRGDYHSMYGVFPTPRLHIKYHFMPKTYFRLSAGRGFRVANIFSENSAIMASSRSIHVGENLLPEIGWSYGASFTHHFSIVKKAITWNTDFFRTDFINQIVVDYDRNINQILFYNLQGKSYSNSFQTELIIEAIENLEFKSAYKWYDVKTTYNEELLSKPLVSGHRVLLNATYYSKFDKWKFDATAKWYGSTRIPGEHSSNTEFHLPERSQSYWIFLAQITRSFKKMDIYLGGENLSNFMQHNPIIAPQDPFGPDFDASLVWGPLMGRVIYAGIRVKIK